Proteins encoded together in one Planctopirus ephydatiae window:
- a CDS encoding HAD family hydrolase encodes MTHRFLRDRSIRCVALDAFGTIITPFESIVAIYHRAGLQRGSILSEVEVGSRFRMAYRSRQAGTQTSHAEEIRFWHEVVATVFQELPPQKIDDCFEELWEKFANPNSWRLFPDVAPTLDALKASGIKVLLASNFDKRLIEILSGFSLLDRFDELLISSQVGWRKPAPEFYRAIFEAAGTKSQSISPAQIFMVGDDYEHDVEAARRAGFSAIQICRDPAHEVLLPSQISSLKELFEIS; translated from the coding sequence ATGACTCATCGATTTCTGAGAGACAGATCGATTCGTTGTGTGGCACTCGATGCTTTTGGAACGATCATCACGCCCTTTGAATCGATTGTCGCCATTTATCATCGAGCTGGCCTTCAAAGAGGGAGCATACTGTCGGAAGTCGAGGTGGGTTCGCGATTTCGAATGGCCTATCGATCTCGGCAGGCAGGAACACAAACATCTCACGCTGAAGAGATCAGATTCTGGCATGAAGTTGTGGCGACGGTTTTCCAAGAATTGCCACCACAAAAGATTGACGACTGCTTTGAAGAGCTTTGGGAAAAGTTTGCTAACCCCAATTCCTGGCGTCTCTTCCCGGATGTGGCTCCGACGCTCGATGCGTTGAAAGCCTCTGGGATCAAGGTCTTGCTGGCCAGTAACTTTGACAAACGATTGATCGAGATTCTCTCGGGATTCTCGCTGCTTGACCGATTTGATGAACTCCTGATTTCGAGCCAGGTGGGTTGGCGAAAACCTGCACCCGAATTTTATCGTGCCATCTTCGAAGCCGCGGGAACGAAGAGCCAATCGATCAGCCCGGCACAAATTTTCATGGTCGGCGATGACTATGAGCATGATGTTGAAGCTGCCAGAAGAGCAGGATTCAGCGCCATCCAGATCTGCCGTGATCCTGCACATGAGGTTCTCCTCCCCTCACAGATTTCTTCACTGAAAGAGCTTTTTGAAATTTCCTGA
- a CDS encoding Gfo/Idh/MocA family protein — MSVQASSASIAGKPCRWGIMGAAAIARKNWQGLRWAENSRLIAVASRSLERSQSFILECQGSVPQPHEVEALGSYEELLAHPEVDAVYIPLPTGVRKEWILRAIAAGKHVLSEKPVTVSVRDLREIVAAAQKANLQFMDGVMFMHSARLEPMVAQIMDSERVGRVRRICSHFSFHAPESFFKENIRASDKLEPLGCLGDLGWYNIRMTLCGLRGQMPHTARARCLQTTGNGVPTEFSAELDFEGGTTASFYCSFHTETQQWAHFSGEKGYVSLDDFVLPWFGTASRWSSHQAQVVAEGCFMRMENHERYHAVDEIATGGSTAQETNMFRTFSNNVLTNSPDSYWPEMALKTQLVLEACLLSARKDQPVPVEAC; from the coding sequence ATGTCCGTTCAAGCATCGTCGGCCTCGATTGCTGGCAAGCCCTGTCGCTGGGGGATCATGGGTGCTGCTGCCATTGCGCGAAAGAACTGGCAGGGATTGCGCTGGGCCGAGAATTCACGTTTAATCGCCGTTGCCAGCCGGAGCCTGGAACGAAGCCAGAGTTTTATTCTAGAGTGCCAGGGGAGTGTGCCTCAACCTCATGAGGTTGAGGCCCTGGGAAGCTATGAAGAATTGCTGGCACATCCAGAGGTGGATGCGGTTTATATTCCTTTGCCGACGGGAGTGCGGAAAGAGTGGATTCTTCGAGCGATTGCTGCGGGCAAACATGTCTTATCAGAGAAGCCGGTGACGGTCTCAGTTCGTGACCTCCGGGAGATTGTGGCTGCTGCCCAAAAGGCGAACCTCCAGTTCATGGATGGTGTGATGTTCATGCACAGTGCCCGGCTGGAGCCGATGGTGGCACAGATCATGGATAGTGAGCGAGTGGGGCGTGTGCGGCGAATCTGCTCTCACTTTTCTTTCCATGCTCCTGAGAGTTTCTTCAAGGAGAATATTCGTGCCAGTGATAAGCTCGAACCACTGGGCTGCCTGGGTGATCTTGGCTGGTACAACATTCGTATGACACTTTGTGGTTTGCGCGGTCAGATGCCGCATACGGCTCGCGCCCGTTGTCTGCAAACAACCGGGAATGGCGTGCCGACCGAATTCTCGGCAGAACTCGATTTTGAGGGAGGCACAACCGCCAGCTTTTATTGTTCATTCCATACGGAAACCCAGCAGTGGGCCCACTTCAGTGGTGAGAAGGGATATGTCAGTCTCGATGATTTTGTTTTGCCCTGGTTTGGGACTGCCAGTCGGTGGTCATCTCATCAGGCACAGGTCGTGGCTGAGGGCTGCTTCATGCGGATGGAAAACCACGAGCGATATCATGCCGTCGATGAAATAGCGACAGGTGGGTCGACGGCTCAAGAGACGAATATGTTCCGCACTTTCTCGAACAACGTGTTGACGAATAGCCCCGATAGTTACTGGCCAGAGATGGCCCTGAAGACGCAACTGGTTCTCGAAGCCTGCCTGCTCTCGGCCCGGAAAGATCAACCAGTTCCGGTCGAAGCCTGCTAG
- the acs gene encoding acetate--CoA ligase produces MTNSGSIQSTLQETRKFLPASEFSAQAHISSEEQYQSMWQKAKDDPAGFWGELSQELQWITPWKEVISGEMPETRWFTGGQINACENCVDRHLTSWRRNKAAILWEGEPGDTRVLTYNDLHREVSKFANVLKKLGVNTGDRVTLYMPMIPELAIAMLACARIGATHSIIFGGFSADAVADRNNDAQAKIIVTADGGWRRGKEVPLKSAVDESLTKSHTVQKVVVVRRTGQQVHMQTDRDYWWHDLMSDVDPHCDVVPLDSEHPLFILYTSGSTGKPKGVMHTTAGYLLGTTMTSRWVFDLKEEDTYWCTADIGWITGHSYVVYGPLSNGSTVVMYEGAPNWPDEGRFWEIIEKYRVSIFYTAPTAIRAFIKWGDHWPQSRDLSSLRLLGSVGEPINPEAWMWYHRMIGQERCPIVDTWWQTETGAIMISPLPGISATKPGSCTRPLPGVVPEIVSKEGTPLEANEGGLLVMKQPWPSMLRTLYGDHERFKQTYFSTIEGAYFAGDGARRDADGDIWVMGRVDDVLNVSGHRLSTMEVESSLVAHPAVAEAAVVGFPHEIKGEGICCFVTLKTADSEGSDSLTADLIQHVRKQIGALATPDKIRYTAALPKTRSGKIMRRLLRDIAAGRESVQDTTTLEDLSILAKLRDSDDA; encoded by the coding sequence ATGACGAACTCTGGCAGTATTCAAAGCACGCTCCAGGAAACTCGAAAGTTTCTGCCTGCGAGTGAATTCTCCGCACAGGCTCATATTTCGAGTGAAGAGCAGTATCAGTCGATGTGGCAGAAGGCCAAAGACGACCCTGCCGGTTTCTGGGGAGAACTTTCACAGGAATTGCAGTGGATCACACCGTGGAAGGAAGTCATTTCGGGAGAAATGCCCGAGACACGCTGGTTCACGGGAGGGCAGATTAACGCCTGCGAAAACTGCGTCGATCGACATCTCACCAGTTGGCGTCGCAATAAGGCGGCGATTCTGTGGGAAGGCGAACCTGGCGATACCCGTGTGCTGACATACAACGATCTGCACCGGGAAGTGAGCAAGTTCGCGAATGTGCTCAAAAAACTGGGTGTCAACACGGGTGATCGAGTCACGCTCTACATGCCCATGATTCCTGAACTGGCAATTGCCATGCTGGCCTGTGCTAGAATTGGTGCGACTCATTCGATCATCTTTGGTGGCTTCAGTGCCGATGCGGTCGCTGATCGAAACAACGATGCTCAAGCCAAAATCATCGTGACGGCCGATGGTGGCTGGCGGCGTGGCAAGGAAGTTCCACTGAAGTCGGCCGTGGACGAAAGTCTGACCAAGAGTCACACCGTGCAGAAGGTGGTGGTCGTCCGGCGGACGGGCCAGCAGGTTCATATGCAGACCGACCGCGACTACTGGTGGCATGATCTGATGAGTGATGTGGATCCGCATTGCGATGTGGTACCACTCGACAGTGAGCATCCGCTATTTATTCTGTATACCTCAGGCAGTACTGGCAAACCCAAAGGTGTAATGCATACGACAGCGGGTTATCTGCTGGGAACGACCATGACCAGCCGCTGGGTCTTTGACCTGAAAGAAGAAGACACCTACTGGTGTACTGCCGATATTGGCTGGATTACGGGGCATAGCTATGTCGTCTACGGCCCGCTCTCGAATGGCTCGACAGTCGTGATGTATGAAGGGGCCCCGAACTGGCCCGATGAGGGCCGCTTCTGGGAGATTATCGAGAAGTACCGCGTCAGTATTTTCTACACCGCACCGACGGCCATTCGAGCCTTTATCAAGTGGGGCGATCATTGGCCGCAAAGCCGGGATCTTTCGAGTTTGAGACTGCTGGGTTCGGTGGGTGAGCCCATCAATCCGGAAGCGTGGATGTGGTACCACCGCATGATAGGTCAGGAACGCTGTCCGATTGTCGATACCTGGTGGCAGACCGAAACCGGAGCGATCATGATCAGCCCGCTGCCAGGTATCTCGGCAACCAAACCCGGTAGCTGTACTCGACCGCTACCTGGTGTGGTGCCAGAGATTGTCAGTAAAGAGGGAACGCCACTGGAAGCCAACGAAGGTGGTCTGCTGGTGATGAAGCAACCGTGGCCCAGTATGCTGCGCACGCTCTATGGGGATCATGAGCGATTCAAGCAGACTTACTTCAGCACGATTGAAGGGGCTTACTTTGCTGGTGATGGAGCTCGACGTGATGCCGATGGCGATATCTGGGTGATGGGGCGTGTGGATGATGTGCTCAATGTTTCCGGGCATCGCTTGAGCACTATGGAAGTGGAAAGTTCACTGGTCGCTCATCCGGCAGTGGCTGAGGCGGCTGTCGTGGGCTTCCCGCATGAAATTAAAGGGGAAGGTATCTGCTGTTTCGTGACGTTGAAGACGGCGGATTCCGAGGGTTCAGACTCTCTGACTGCAGATCTGATTCAGCATGTCCGCAAACAGATTGGTGCCCTCGCTACGCCCGACAAGATCCGCTATACAGCAGCACTTCCGAAGACTCGCAGTGGCAAGATCATGCGCAGGCTCCTGCGTGATATTGCGGCTGGTCGGGAGTCGGTTCAGGACACGACAACTCTGGAAGATCTCTCGATTCTCGCCAAGTTGCGCGATAGCGATGACGCGTAA
- a CDS encoding TadE/TadG family type IV pilus assembly protein yields MQARSIQHNPSRLHHRSTSRRGALSVELSLTIPVLFAIFFGAVEVTRLNMLRHTIENAAYEGARQGIIPGATADSARNAALAALNAVDVRDAIVRVSPTVIVPSTSRVSVEIEVPVSSNSWGTSSFVGLDNLTRSCTLSRELLAF; encoded by the coding sequence ATGCAGGCTAGATCCATCCAGCACAATCCCTCACGATTGCATCATCGATCCACTTCCCGCCGGGGTGCGCTATCGGTCGAGCTGTCACTGACGATTCCGGTTCTGTTCGCAATCTTCTTTGGCGCTGTCGAAGTGACTCGCCTGAACATGCTCAGGCATACCATTGAAAATGCCGCCTACGAAGGGGCCCGGCAGGGAATCATTCCCGGCGCCACGGCAGATTCCGCACGAAATGCTGCTCTCGCAGCTCTGAATGCTGTCGATGTGCGGGATGCCATTGTCCGCGTCTCCCCCACAGTCATCGTGCCATCAACGTCCCGGGTCTCGGTCGAAATCGAAGTCCCCGTCTCCAGTAACAGTTGGGGAACCTCATCATTTGTGGGTCTCGACAACTTAACCCGCTCTTGCACACTCAGCCGCGAACTTCTGGCTTTTTGA
- a CDS encoding vWA domain-containing protein, producing the protein MPSSLPGHRPHRQGAMLVLVAVVIVALLAMTMFTVDVAYMQLVRTELRAATDASAKAGMEALRRTQDTEAAIDAAIATAAANKVGGRSLTLTADQIEFGLAFRNVDNSVSFNAGQLPYTAVRVNSAMTESSAAGPVPLFFGSIFGTGQFEPTRSAVSASTEVEICFAIDRSHSMCFDLTGVDWSYPPGTPRNPDPVAFPPHPTLSRWASLSRAMQTFVSITASQEPKPRVAMVTWASKITQSNYEGKLTKTNSPEVFIDVPLTTNLAVLNQAIKGRSEKVMLGATNMAAGIDESRKILNATKSTRPYAHRIIILMTDGLWNQGRNPLLAAQDAANEGIVIHSVSLLPRSGDITPQVSSTTGGVNYPATNSAALEAAFADIARTLPIVLTE; encoded by the coding sequence TTGCCTTCCTCACTGCCAGGTCATCGGCCACATCGCCAGGGGGCCATGCTGGTCCTGGTCGCCGTTGTGATTGTGGCACTTCTGGCCATGACGATGTTCACCGTCGATGTGGCCTACATGCAATTAGTGCGTACTGAACTCCGCGCTGCGACTGATGCCTCTGCCAAAGCCGGGATGGAAGCGCTGCGTCGTACTCAGGATACGGAAGCAGCCATTGACGCTGCGATTGCCACTGCTGCTGCTAACAAAGTCGGTGGCCGATCTTTGACCCTCACTGCCGATCAGATCGAGTTTGGACTGGCTTTTCGAAATGTGGATAACTCCGTTTCATTCAATGCGGGGCAGTTGCCATATACTGCCGTCCGCGTGAACTCAGCGATGACCGAGTCCTCTGCCGCCGGGCCTGTCCCCCTGTTTTTTGGCAGTATCTTCGGGACGGGCCAGTTCGAGCCGACTCGATCAGCCGTCTCAGCGAGTACTGAAGTTGAAATCTGCTTTGCGATCGACCGGTCACACTCAATGTGTTTCGACCTGACGGGTGTCGATTGGTCATATCCTCCCGGGACTCCACGCAATCCGGATCCCGTCGCATTTCCCCCGCATCCCACACTCAGTCGCTGGGCCTCACTCTCTCGAGCCATGCAGACATTTGTGAGCATTACCGCTTCTCAGGAACCAAAACCGCGTGTGGCAATGGTGACCTGGGCCTCCAAAATCACCCAGTCGAACTATGAGGGGAAACTCACCAAAACCAACAGTCCGGAAGTTTTTATCGATGTCCCTCTCACCACCAATCTGGCCGTTCTCAATCAGGCCATCAAAGGGCGTTCCGAAAAGGTCATGCTCGGTGCCACCAATATGGCTGCCGGAATCGATGAATCGCGCAAAATTCTCAACGCCACCAAAAGTACTCGCCCTTATGCCCATCGGATCATCATTCTCATGACCGATGGTCTCTGGAATCAGGGGCGTAATCCGTTACTGGCTGCACAGGATGCCGCTAACGAAGGAATTGTGATTCACTCCGTCAGTCTGTTGCCGCGCAGTGGAGATATCACACCACAGGTTTCCAGCACGACCGGTGGTGTCAATTACCCTGCCACCAACAGTGCAGCTCTCGAAGCCGCCTTCGCTGATATTGCTCGAACTTTGCCCATCGTTCTCACGGAATAA
- a CDS encoding TadE/TadG family type IV pilus assembly protein, which produces MKTRSRHSGECHSRRLGAATVELAICLPIIILVVFGSIESANAIFLKTTLTQASYEAARTVTSTGGTMAAALARGEEVLASRNVSGATITFTPNVTANTPTGTLVTVEVSSPATSLSGIFDWFTRLSNIKASTSMVRT; this is translated from the coding sequence GTGAAGACGAGATCGCGCCATTCAGGGGAGTGCCACTCCAGGCGACTCGGTGCTGCCACGGTCGAATTGGCCATCTGCCTCCCCATCATCATTCTGGTGGTCTTTGGTTCGATTGAGTCGGCCAACGCGATCTTTCTCAAAACCACACTCACACAAGCCAGTTATGAAGCGGCTCGTACCGTCACATCGACAGGCGGCACCATGGCTGCTGCCCTTGCTCGTGGAGAAGAAGTTCTGGCGAGCCGCAATGTCTCCGGAGCCACGATCACCTTTACTCCCAACGTGACAGCCAACACACCCACAGGAACACTCGTCACTGTGGAAGTCAGTTCGCCAGCCACAAGCCTTTCGGGAATCTTCGACTGGTTTACCCGTCTGTCAAACATCAAAGCCAGTACCTCGATGGTACGCACTTGA
- a CDS encoding 6-pyruvoyl trahydropterin synthase family protein codes for MFEVSSEIQFCYGHRLLNYSGKCRHLHGHNGKAIITLAGESLDERGMLVDFGDLKRTVSQWIDDHLDHRMVLCERDPMVKILRDAGEPLYLIPENPTAENIAKLIYEKTVEVGLPVIQVGLWETAKNYAVYRERKV; via the coding sequence ATGTTTGAAGTTTCTTCAGAAATCCAGTTCTGTTATGGACATCGGCTGCTGAATTACAGTGGGAAATGCCGGCATCTCCATGGGCATAATGGGAAGGCCATTATCACACTGGCGGGCGAAAGCCTGGATGAACGAGGCATGCTGGTTGACTTTGGCGATCTGAAGCGGACTGTTTCCCAGTGGATTGATGATCACCTGGATCATCGAATGGTACTCTGCGAACGTGACCCGATGGTCAAAATTCTCCGCGATGCTGGCGAACCTCTGTATCTGATTCCTGAAAATCCGACTGCCGAAAATATTGCTAAGCTGATCTATGAGAAGACAGTGGAAGTGGGATTACCTGTCATTCAAGTGGGGCTGTGGGAAACGGCTAAAAACTACGCGGTTTATCGCGAACGTAAAGTTTGA
- a CDS encoding DUF4106 domain-containing protein, with protein sequence MQKTLCMIAGGCLTLLVGCHSSPYYGQPQYFGSPGMSAPPSGFVQPGTTYGAPGGTYAPPGGTYVPQGGTYVPEGTVPSNGPTLLTPTPNNPTSPNWRPDPNSGGSAQPLNSNPPSTFSAPSNDRTVPNPLDTPFDVSPGANKDPFPKTGLNRPSDPFPPANSPVTLDPLIETRRETPALASTTDSAMRATSNTRSIPQPVVDPTRPNPYDYDRSNYAWLRGVVDFDPSDQTWHIIYNLTPGKDDDLGGSVALVVDPNTTKLSDRSLVQVEGVVDPNQRDKTGKPMYRVIAAHPLTPRNH encoded by the coding sequence ATGCAAAAAACACTCTGCATGATTGCCGGGGGGTGCCTCACACTGCTGGTGGGCTGTCACTCCTCTCCCTATTACGGTCAGCCGCAATACTTTGGCAGCCCTGGTATGTCGGCCCCTCCTTCGGGATTTGTGCAGCCCGGCACAACCTATGGTGCACCGGGTGGTACCTATGCGCCTCCGGGTGGTACTTACGTACCTCAAGGGGGAACTTATGTGCCAGAAGGGACCGTTCCCAGCAATGGCCCGACGCTGTTGACCCCAACACCGAACAACCCGACATCCCCGAATTGGCGACCAGACCCGAACTCGGGTGGCAGTGCACAACCCCTTAACAGCAATCCACCCTCAACATTCAGTGCACCGTCGAATGATCGGACTGTTCCGAATCCACTGGATACTCCCTTTGATGTCTCGCCTGGGGCGAATAAGGATCCATTCCCGAAAACAGGTTTGAATCGACCATCGGATCCTTTCCCGCCAGCGAACTCTCCCGTCACGCTCGACCCGTTGATTGAAACCCGTCGAGAAACTCCTGCGCTGGCCAGCACGACAGATTCGGCCATGCGGGCCACCAGCAATACACGATCGATCCCGCAACCGGTGGTTGATCCGACCCGGCCCAATCCTTATGACTACGACCGCAGCAATTATGCCTGGCTGAGAGGTGTTGTCGATTTTGATCCCTCGGATCAGACGTGGCACATCATCTACAACCTGACCCCGGGCAAAGATGACGATCTGGGTGGCAGTGTGGCTCTCGTGGTGGATCCGAACACGACGAAACTCTCAGACCGTTCTTTGGTGCAGGTTGAGGGTGTGGTTGACCCCAATCAACGTGATAAGACAGGGAAGCCCATGTACCGGGTGATTGCCGCACATCCACTCACGCCGCGTAACCACTGA
- a CDS encoding HlyD family efflux transporter periplasmic adaptor subunit: protein MSIRLGPAVGTASGEQFESPFHLSPATPLNRVLLRLWPFREMVVRAVHSGCVDSDLVEPGARVAAFVTIVSLDDRHQRLLVDKARAVERECEILRESAPDDLARAIRTERYEGARLERIAAEAEWDEMKYRAPFTGQIARLYVSNGQYVRAGEPLLTIVDDSRFLFAFPFAKDLVQTGTRVSVSIAGERFIARVLTTKPLAETLPSLEKFLPGGGLAYAVVSNPQRRIQLGDRVALPASPPPTDAATEQTLAQANGRSEKVPDVQRPTTSGERDAAVATSSEGTSKTVEPDSVPLANSSPTAGSESSPNLAGTGGNSPAANEDASKIQATPLALDAEIQQLFAAAGMTPENMQAALDDLEIQLPPEAVSQLGAVPEELLRTLNIDGFPLDEVLAAQGTLGITTEQLGEIEALLTSYREELEREGLLDFASLGELGDEALLKDLSEIEGMSEYLAFAAACRSISEHFQTDLQSILDERQLAQVQLLVSEVSDSESGAINPLARMSLSEEQRQELAETLKSNLSEASRVLKDLALKSVKGDTGKKLLRKIRDQHRERVYAALPPDVRDELAKSTRPTRRATPDLKQEAPASAIEEKILPRKPPSRPATPPPLPPEPIGLPIWIAGGMTVVAVAGGGVWFLRRRGSQVSVVKPPTEKAKPSLGLSVGPEQQHKTIASAITLAGERLRQTYADQLKSTEVTIEVAEGTYVEELVVDETFAGKLTIRAAADALVVIRPPGKLPALTVLSPGKIRLERLFFDAAAQATCLSLALVGRSVELIGIRCSGFQRSGLEVLGAITNEPAKLQLVDCVFQANRRLTTAVSVGATGGEAMSRLEINVSHCDFPGPMQQGIDLRVATAELSVKGSVFNDTRLPIRIIGPATVWNKIEVVNNTFQASEAGISFVEVGHCDRRRRICVYQNLFISPTGPECIVDSAVGAANFGPMSDAMCNNWSTRPADFRVPGEYFIFQDGMRGVGDIEFESGLAGEPGYFVPVEGSSPTRSWRYRDSEAWIGARGPR from the coding sequence GTGTCCATCCGACTCGGCCCGGCTGTCGGTACAGCTTCCGGCGAACAATTTGAAAGCCCGTTTCACCTGAGTCCGGCAACACCCCTTAACAGGGTTCTGCTTCGATTGTGGCCGTTTCGGGAAATGGTTGTCCGAGCAGTGCATTCCGGATGCGTGGATTCCGATCTGGTAGAACCTGGGGCACGTGTAGCCGCGTTTGTTACGATTGTTTCGCTGGATGATCGTCATCAGCGACTTTTGGTCGACAAGGCGCGTGCAGTTGAGCGGGAATGTGAAATCCTGCGGGAATCAGCCCCCGATGATCTTGCACGGGCCATCAGAACAGAGCGGTACGAGGGCGCCCGACTGGAGCGAATCGCTGCCGAGGCAGAGTGGGATGAGATGAAGTACCGGGCACCATTTACCGGCCAGATCGCCCGCCTTTATGTGTCGAACGGCCAATATGTCCGCGCGGGCGAGCCGCTTCTGACAATTGTGGACGATTCGCGATTTCTTTTTGCGTTTCCGTTCGCTAAAGACCTGGTTCAGACAGGGACTCGCGTCTCGGTGTCGATTGCAGGCGAGCGCTTTATCGCTCGGGTTCTTACGACGAAACCATTGGCAGAAACGTTGCCTTCTCTGGAGAAGTTTTTGCCCGGGGGTGGATTGGCGTACGCAGTCGTGTCCAATCCGCAGCGTCGCATTCAATTGGGGGATCGGGTTGCATTACCCGCCAGTCCGCCTCCGACCGACGCCGCGACTGAGCAAACGCTGGCGCAAGCCAACGGCCGATCGGAAAAGGTTCCCGATGTGCAGCGGCCGACAACAAGTGGGGAACGAGATGCTGCTGTCGCGACTTCGTCTGAGGGGACTTCCAAAACAGTCGAGCCTGACAGTGTTCCGCTGGCGAACAGCAGCCCGACAGCGGGGTCGGAAAGTTCGCCAAATTTGGCAGGAACTGGTGGGAATTCGCCTGCAGCGAATGAGGACGCCTCGAAGATCCAAGCCACACCTCTGGCCCTGGATGCTGAAATCCAGCAGTTGTTTGCGGCAGCTGGCATGACTCCCGAAAACATGCAAGCGGCTTTGGACGACTTGGAGATCCAACTCCCACCGGAGGCCGTATCGCAACTTGGTGCCGTTCCTGAGGAATTGCTGCGAACTCTGAACATTGACGGTTTCCCTCTCGATGAAGTGCTGGCGGCTCAGGGGACGCTGGGGATTACAACCGAGCAATTGGGAGAGATCGAAGCTCTCCTGACTTCCTATCGTGAGGAACTTGAACGTGAGGGCCTCCTGGATTTCGCGTCTCTGGGAGAACTTGGCGATGAAGCCCTGCTGAAAGATCTATCCGAGATCGAAGGCATGTCCGAGTATCTCGCATTCGCGGCCGCCTGCCGGTCCATCAGTGAGCACTTCCAGACCGATTTGCAATCGATTCTTGATGAACGTCAGTTAGCGCAGGTGCAATTGCTCGTGAGTGAAGTCTCCGACAGTGAATCGGGAGCGATTAACCCGCTGGCTCGTATGTCGCTGAGTGAAGAACAGCGGCAGGAACTGGCGGAGACACTGAAGTCGAACTTGTCCGAGGCAAGTCGCGTCTTGAAGGATTTGGCACTCAAGTCGGTCAAGGGAGATACTGGCAAAAAACTACTGCGAAAAATCCGCGATCAGCACCGTGAGCGTGTTTATGCGGCTTTGCCGCCGGATGTGCGCGACGAACTGGCAAAATCCACCCGTCCTACCAGACGAGCAACACCCGATCTGAAGCAAGAGGCACCTGCATCGGCCATCGAAGAGAAAATACTACCGCGAAAGCCACCATCACGTCCGGCAACTCCTCCTCCGCTTCCACCGGAACCGATTGGTCTTCCAATCTGGATCGCCGGAGGTATGACTGTGGTCGCAGTCGCGGGAGGTGGGGTGTGGTTTCTGCGACGCCGGGGATCACAGGTTTCAGTTGTCAAACCACCAACGGAGAAGGCGAAACCATCATTGGGATTGAGTGTTGGACCGGAACAACAACACAAGACGATCGCTTCGGCAATTACCCTCGCCGGTGAACGACTCCGACAGACTTACGCGGATCAGTTGAAATCCACTGAGGTGACAATCGAAGTTGCTGAGGGAACTTACGTCGAGGAACTTGTTGTTGACGAGACGTTCGCTGGTAAGCTGACAATTCGCGCTGCTGCCGATGCACTGGTGGTTATTCGCCCGCCCGGAAAACTCCCTGCACTGACAGTCCTAAGCCCAGGCAAAATCCGGCTCGAAAGGCTGTTTTTCGATGCCGCCGCTCAGGCGACTTGTCTTTCATTGGCGCTGGTCGGCCGTTCAGTCGAACTGATTGGAATAAGGTGTTCGGGATTTCAGAGATCCGGACTGGAAGTTCTCGGTGCTATCACGAATGAACCGGCGAAACTTCAGTTAGTGGATTGCGTGTTCCAGGCAAACCGGCGATTGACCACGGCAGTGTCAGTGGGGGCAACCGGTGGAGAAGCGATGTCACGGTTGGAAATCAACGTGTCCCATTGCGACTTCCCGGGACCAATGCAGCAGGGGATCGACCTCCGGGTCGCCACGGCAGAGCTTTCTGTGAAAGGTTCTGTCTTCAACGATACGAGATTGCCGATTCGTATCATCGGCCCAGCTACGGTGTGGAACAAGATCGAGGTCGTCAATAACACATTCCAGGCAAGCGAGGCGGGCATTTCGTTCGTCGAGGTGGGTCACTGTGATCGCCGCCGCCGCATCTGTGTCTATCAGAATCTGTTCATTTCCCCGACGGGACCAGAGTGTATCGTCGACTCTGCTGTCGGCGCGGCGAATTTTGGTCCAATGTCCGACGCCATGTGTAACAACTGGAGCACACGCCCGGCAGACTTCCGAGTCCCGGGCGAGTACTTCATTTTCCAGGATGGCATGCGGGGTGTGGGAGACATCGAGTTCGAATCCGGATTGGCCGGAGAACCAGGGTACTTTGTCCCGGTCGAGGGTAGTTCGCCCACCAGATCGTGGCGTTATCGCGATTCGGAAGCCTGGATCGGTGCTCGCGGCCCCCGATAG